The following are encoded in a window of Sutcliffiella horikoshii genomic DNA:
- a CDS encoding D-2-hydroxyacid dehydrogenase encodes MKITNILFTGRLVDELEGLLNAEEMLNGRRVRFVPDGEVSSGDLDWADAFVAFHPTISFHFGGIKWVHSLGAGVDRYMELNGDWPEDVLLTRTITSFGRKIGEYTLSYMLKEAQHHDRFREQQGRGEWKMVAPRTLDEMKVVVFGTGEIGQELAKILGFFGVQVEGVSRSGRDKEHFFRVMSLEGVDDSSLGAADFIINTLPLTKETAGLFDEQFFGCMNQAVFINVGRGGTVHHGALLNALDSGALKAAVLDVFEEEPLPADSPLWSHPGVTVTPHISAITTPEEAVECFLETLDAVESGVELRNRVDVGRGY; translated from the coding sequence ATGAAAATTACTAATATCCTTTTTACAGGTAGGTTGGTTGACGAGTTAGAGGGGTTACTGAATGCTGAAGAGATGTTGAACGGCAGGCGTGTGCGTTTTGTACCCGATGGGGAGGTTTCATCGGGGGACTTAGATTGGGCGGATGCTTTTGTGGCATTTCACCCTACGATCAGTTTTCATTTTGGTGGAATTAAGTGGGTACATTCGTTAGGGGCCGGGGTCGATCGTTACATGGAGTTGAACGGCGACTGGCCTGAGGATGTTCTTTTAACAAGAACGATTACTTCATTTGGAAGGAAAATTGGGGAGTATACGCTTAGTTACATGTTAAAAGAAGCACAACATCACGATAGGTTTCGTGAGCAGCAGGGGCGAGGGGAATGGAAGATGGTAGCCCCCCGTACTTTGGATGAGATGAAAGTAGTGGTTTTTGGCACAGGAGAGATTGGTCAGGAGTTGGCTAAGATTCTAGGATTTTTTGGAGTGCAAGTGGAGGGTGTGTCGCGTAGCGGTAGGGATAAGGAACACTTTTTTAGGGTGATGTCTTTGGAGGGGGTTGATGATAGTAGTTTAGGGGCTGCGGACTTTATCATAAATACCTTGCCGCTGACGAAGGAGACGGCGGGATTGTTTGATGAGCAGTTTTTTGGTTGTATGAATCAAGCGGTGTTCATCAATGTGGGCAGAGGTGGGACTGTGCATCATGGAGCCTTGTTGAACGCATTGGATAGTGGGGCGCTTAAAGCCGCCGTTCTCGATGTATTTGAAGAGGAACCCCTACCTGCTGACAGTCCGCTGTGGAGCCATCCAGGAGTAACGGTTACCCCGCATATTTCCGCAATCACAACGCCTGAAGAAGCAGTGGAGTGTTTCTTGGAGACGTTGGATGCTGTGGAGAGCGGAGTGGAGTTGCGGAATAGGGTGGATGTTGGGCGGGGGTATTGA
- a CDS encoding TAXI family TRAP transporter solute-binding subunit, translating to MKKNSFLVLSMVLVLSLFLAACGGDNGSSGEGSSEDPKLMSMLTGGTSGTYYPLGGAMAKVITDETDIQTDAVSSNASADNVVALAEGEAEIAFVQTDVMANAVEGTNAFEGKAVDNVLALGSLYPETIQIVTLADSGISSVEDLKGKKVSVGAPGSGTYINAEQILEIHGMTMDDIDAQNLDFGESTGGIQDGNIDAAFITSGTPTGAVDGLSATNPVSIVPIAQDKVEELVEAYPYYAADTIPAGTYGMENEVNTVAVLAMLAVSKDLSEDLVYKITKAIYENTDAISHAKGEFITIETATDGIGIDFHPGAEKYFKEEGLLD from the coding sequence ATGAAAAAGAATAGTTTTCTAGTCTTATCTATGGTCTTAGTACTATCTTTATTTCTAGCTGCATGTGGCGGGGATAATGGATCTAGTGGTGAAGGTAGTTCTGAAGATCCGAAGTTAATGAGCATGCTGACAGGTGGAACGAGTGGTACATACTATCCGCTTGGTGGCGCAATGGCTAAAGTAATTACTGATGAAACTGATATTCAAACGGACGCTGTTTCTTCCAATGCTTCGGCTGATAATGTAGTAGCATTAGCTGAGGGTGAAGCAGAAATCGCTTTCGTACAAACAGACGTTATGGCTAATGCTGTAGAAGGTACGAACGCATTTGAAGGGAAAGCGGTTGACAATGTATTGGCACTTGGATCTTTGTATCCAGAAACCATTCAAATTGTAACACTTGCTGATTCTGGGATTTCTAGTGTAGAAGATTTAAAAGGGAAAAAGGTTTCTGTAGGTGCTCCTGGTTCAGGTACTTACATTAATGCAGAGCAAATCCTTGAAATTCATGGCATGACAATGGATGATATTGATGCGCAAAACCTAGACTTTGGTGAGTCAACTGGTGGAATCCAAGATGGTAATATCGATGCGGCTTTCATTACTTCTGGTACTCCAACAGGTGCGGTTGACGGTTTATCCGCTACTAACCCTGTAAGTATCGTTCCAATTGCACAAGATAAAGTAGAAGAGTTAGTGGAAGCATATCCTTATTATGCTGCTGATACCATTCCAGCTGGAACTTACGGCATGGAAAATGAAGTAAACACAGTAGCTGTTCTTGCGATGTTAGCAGTATCTAAAGATCTTTCTGAAGATCTAGTTTACAAAATCACAAAAGCAATCTATGAAAATACAGATGCAATTTCCCACGCTAAGGGTGAATTCATCACAATTGAAACAGCAACGGACGGAATCGGTATCGACTTCCACCCTGGTGCTGAAAAGTACTTTAAAGAAGAAGGTCTATTAGATTAA
- a CDS encoding DUF1850 domain-containing protein, translating into MKKKVIAIILSSTTVLLLLGLFLVPFRTALVFHVQNTEQIQAFLPIDEEDTFQIIFTHSIHLTDVVEKYRVRDDRHIVQTEIIYEEFGIGMPSNAEEGEEFVYEDGKYHIRDLNNVFSSMNVRNGKTVSKNRLAWGENGEKMVWFNEYFTPGDWYNVRVEELTLWQYMKGMKIHE; encoded by the coding sequence ATGAAAAAGAAAGTAATTGCCATTATTTTATCCTCTACAACCGTATTACTCTTATTGGGCCTTTTTTTGGTCCCATTTCGAACCGCGCTAGTTTTCCATGTACAAAACACCGAACAAATACAAGCATTCCTTCCCATTGATGAAGAGGACACATTTCAAATCATCTTTACACACTCCATCCATTTAACAGATGTAGTGGAAAAGTATAGGGTGCGAGATGATCGCCACATCGTACAAACAGAAATTATTTACGAAGAATTCGGGATAGGCATGCCATCGAATGCGGAAGAGGGAGAAGAATTTGTATATGAAGATGGAAAATATCATATAAGAGATTTAAATAACGTATTCTCCTCCATGAATGTCCGAAACGGCAAGACCGTTTCTAAGAATCGCCTTGCCTGGGGCGAGAATGGAGAAAAGATGGTATGGTTTAACGAATACTTTACTCCAGGAGACTGGTATAATGTAAGAGTAGAAGAGTTGACATTATGGCAGTATATGAAAGGAATGAAAATACATGAGTGA
- a CDS encoding TRAP transporter permease — MSDKNDRQELTAEEQEKLLEKYDPDAQTRNLTGYAAKVVFFMLIAFSLFQLYTGIFGQLTAYLQRTVHLGFALTLIFLLFPARKGGNKTKIAWYDYILVGLTVVVCGYWPVYYDTLVQQIGSITSAQAVIGGLAILLVIEATRRAIGLPITIIAVVFMVYALFGPYMPGMLIHRGLSLEQLIQSMFFTTDGILGTPLQVSSTYIFLFLLFGSFLVQTGVGNYFNDLAISIAGRRTGGPAKVAIFSSALQGTISGSSVANTVTTGSYTIPLMKRLGYHRNFAGAVEAAASTGGQIMPPIMGAAAFLMIEFAGVPYWEIAKAATIPAILYFSGIWIMTHLEAKKQGLLGLPKEEIPKKKEVLKKIHLLLPIIVIVVLLFQGFSIERTALLGILSTIIVSLFRKDTRITPAKFILALTSGARTALGVAAATACAGIIVGVVTKTGLGLKLGNSLVSMAASITSTPTLLLLLTLFFTMIASIILGMGSPTTANYIITSTIALPAILALNDQLEVAIPVLAAHMFVFYFGIVADITPPVALAAFAATGISKGEPIRTGINASKLAIAAFIIPYMFVFQPQLLMIDTTIPEVAWILVTSIIGMISIGAGLIGFWYRKLHWIERILTVLTGLLLIYPEANTDIFGFIAFGIMLALQIFWKRGSTGKGIKNTVGEAN, encoded by the coding sequence ATGAGTGATAAAAACGACCGACAGGAATTAACGGCTGAAGAACAAGAAAAGCTGCTAGAGAAGTACGATCCGGATGCACAAACAAGAAACCTTACCGGTTACGCAGCAAAAGTTGTCTTCTTTATGTTGATTGCCTTTTCTCTTTTTCAACTATACACAGGAATATTTGGTCAGCTTACCGCATACTTGCAACGTACGGTTCACTTAGGTTTTGCTTTGACTTTGATATTCTTGCTATTTCCAGCCAGAAAAGGCGGAAACAAAACAAAAATTGCTTGGTATGATTATATTTTAGTAGGGTTGACCGTTGTAGTATGCGGATATTGGCCAGTTTACTACGACACGTTAGTTCAACAAATAGGAAGCATCACTTCCGCACAAGCTGTTATTGGTGGCTTGGCCATCCTCCTAGTTATTGAAGCAACAAGACGTGCCATCGGCCTGCCGATTACCATTATCGCCGTCGTGTTTATGGTTTACGCGCTTTTCGGCCCTTATATGCCAGGAATGCTGATTCATAGAGGACTTAGTCTCGAACAATTGATTCAATCTATGTTCTTTACAACAGATGGGATCCTTGGTACACCGTTACAGGTATCATCTACCTATATTTTCTTATTCTTATTATTTGGTTCATTCTTGGTTCAAACTGGGGTTGGGAACTATTTCAATGATTTGGCAATTTCTATTGCCGGCAGACGAACAGGTGGACCTGCAAAGGTTGCAATTTTCTCCAGTGCTTTACAAGGTACGATTTCCGGTAGTTCCGTTGCTAACACGGTTACGACTGGATCTTATACGATTCCGTTGATGAAACGATTAGGGTATCACCGTAACTTCGCTGGTGCAGTAGAAGCAGCAGCATCCACTGGCGGACAAATCATGCCGCCAATAATGGGAGCGGCCGCCTTCTTAATGATCGAATTTGCAGGTGTTCCTTATTGGGAAATTGCTAAAGCCGCAACAATCCCTGCTATTCTATATTTCTCTGGAATTTGGATTATGACCCACTTAGAAGCAAAAAAACAAGGGTTACTCGGTTTGCCGAAGGAAGAAATACCAAAGAAAAAGGAAGTACTGAAAAAGATACATCTTTTACTGCCTATCATCGTCATTGTTGTCCTATTGTTCCAAGGTTTCAGTATTGAGAGAACGGCATTATTAGGTATTTTGAGTACGATCATTGTAAGTTTATTTAGAAAAGATACCAGAATTACTCCAGCTAAATTCATCCTTGCTCTAACAAGCGGAGCACGCACTGCGCTTGGTGTTGCAGCTGCAACAGCTTGTGCGGGTATTATTGTGGGAGTGGTAACAAAAACTGGTCTTGGACTTAAACTTGGAAACAGTCTTGTAAGTATGGCTGCTTCCATTACATCCACGCCAACATTATTATTATTACTGACTCTATTCTTCACGATGATCGCATCCATCATCTTGGGAATGGGTTCACCGACAACTGCGAACTATATCATTACGTCTACGATTGCACTTCCTGCAATTTTAGCGCTTAATGACCAATTAGAAGTTGCTATCCCGGTTCTTGCAGCGCACATGTTTGTGTTCTACTTCGGAATCGTGGCAGATATCACCCCACCGGTTGCATTAGCCGCGTTTGCTGCTACAGGGATATCTAAAGGGGAGCCGATCCGTACAGGGATCAATGCATCAAAACTTGCAATTGCTGCATTCATCATTCCATATATGTTTGTGTTCCAGCCGCAGTTATTGATGATTGATACCACTATACCTGAAGTGGCCTGGATTCTTGTAACATCCATCATAGGGATGATTTCTATCGGAGCAGGACTTATCGGATTCTGGTACAGAAAACTTCACTGGATTGAACGTATCCTTACGGTTTTAACAGGTTTATTGTTAATCTACCCTGAAGCCAATACAGATATCTTCGGATTCATCGCTTTTGGTATTATGCTTGCGCTACAGATTTTCTGGAAGCGCGGGAGTACTGGAAAAGGTATAAAGAATACCGTTGGGGAAGCGAACTAA
- a CDS encoding cupredoxin domain-containing protein encodes MINSYTRFAATLLFLQIGTIILTGLFLLRHFPVIHIMNGVMALIVALLLFFIKWKWTPILGMLYGLLFSILTVPSYFISMFRHIDPEYNAMLEASNPFFGISTLTALLVLGILFFSTAGLVANLRSVQQPPGWFPKVRSAIYGATIMGLLISLYLQQHWVTGLNATAMEKLPIIVMKPDSVEPEKIEVQAGEPLVFHIKNQSENKCHILQFPELSESVHMEQGRSGLIVIDPEPGTYTYGCKPHHGYMNEDIKGTLIVKPK; translated from the coding sequence TTGATAAACAGCTATACCAGATTTGCAGCGACACTCTTGTTTCTACAAATTGGTACCATCATTCTTACAGGATTATTTTTATTACGCCATTTTCCCGTCATACATATCATGAACGGCGTAATGGCACTGATTGTGGCTTTATTGCTTTTCTTTATAAAATGGAAGTGGACACCGATCCTTGGCATGCTTTACGGCCTTTTATTCAGCATACTAACCGTTCCCTCTTATTTTATCTCTATGTTCAGGCATATCGACCCAGAGTACAATGCTATGCTGGAAGCAAGCAATCCTTTCTTTGGTATCAGTACCCTGACTGCCCTTTTGGTTCTTGGCATTTTATTTTTTTCGACTGCCGGATTAGTCGCCAATCTTCGTTCAGTTCAACAACCTCCTGGGTGGTTTCCAAAAGTAAGAAGCGCCATTTACGGGGCTACCATCATGGGTCTTTTGATAAGTCTTTATCTCCAACAACATTGGGTAACAGGATTAAACGCGACAGCTATGGAAAAGTTGCCGATCATTGTGATGAAACCAGACTCAGTCGAACCGGAAAAGATAGAAGTGCAGGCTGGGGAACCGTTAGTATTCCACATAAAAAATCAATCGGAAAATAAATGCCACATTCTTCAGTTTCCAGAGTTAAGCGAAAGTGTGCATATGGAACAGGGGCGCTCTGGCTTAATTGTTATTGATCCTGAACCTGGCACATATACTTACGGATGTAAACCACATCATGGATATATGAACGAAGATATTAAGGGTACTTTAATCGTGAAGCCAAAATAG
- a CDS encoding biotin-dependent carboxyltransferase family protein, with translation MSSPLFQVMKPGLLTTIQDLGRTGYQEFGMVVAGAMDDYSLQIGNLLVGNDKGEAALEVTIMGPELKVLEDVVVAICGGSLSPKVNGKQAPMWKSFKVKKGELIEFGRPVEGARAYICVAGGLDVPVLMGSKSTYLKAQIGGFQGRALEKDDVLYGEPTLEATPGRSIHPDNVPSFKKEMEIRVCLGPHLDVFHESSVEMFLSSTYEVTPQSDRMGYRLKGPKIEHKTSADIISEAIPLGGIQVPADGSPILLMADRQTTGGYTRIATVISYDIPLLAQAQPGTSIRFREVSVEEAQKLYQKRAKFFSVLGKVT, from the coding sequence ATGAGTAGTCCGCTTTTTCAAGTAATGAAACCTGGCCTACTTACGACTATCCAGGATTTGGGCCGGACAGGCTATCAAGAGTTCGGGATGGTAGTTGCCGGTGCCATGGATGATTACTCTCTTCAGATTGGGAACCTTTTGGTTGGAAACGATAAGGGAGAAGCCGCTCTCGAAGTCACCATAATGGGTCCGGAATTAAAGGTACTAGAGGATGTGGTGGTCGCCATTTGTGGGGGCAGTCTATCCCCGAAAGTTAATGGAAAACAAGCACCTATGTGGAAAAGCTTCAAGGTGAAAAAAGGGGAGCTTATAGAGTTTGGGAGGCCAGTGGAAGGAGCCCGTGCCTATATTTGTGTGGCAGGTGGCTTAGATGTACCAGTCTTGATGGGAAGTAAGTCGACATACTTAAAGGCACAAATCGGCGGGTTCCAAGGCAGGGCGTTGGAAAAAGATGATGTTTTGTACGGAGAACCTACGCTTGAGGCAACACCAGGTCGTTCCATCCATCCTGACAATGTCCCATCATTTAAAAAAGAGATGGAAATCCGCGTATGCCTTGGGCCGCATCTTGATGTTTTTCACGAATCCTCTGTAGAAATGTTTTTGTCCTCTACCTATGAAGTTACGCCACAATCCGATCGCATGGGGTACAGATTGAAAGGACCAAAAATCGAACATAAAACTTCTGCCGATATCATTTCAGAAGCAATTCCTTTAGGGGGAATTCAAGTACCTGCAGATGGAAGTCCGATTCTTTTAATGGCAGATCGCCAGACAACTGGAGGATATACAAGGATTGCCACGGTCATTTCTTATGATATTCCGCTTTTAGCGCAGGCTCAGCCAGGCACTTCCATCCGATTCAGGGAAGTGTCTGTGGAAGAAGCACAAAAATTGTATCAAAAAAGAGCCAAGTTTTTCAGCGTTCTCGGAAAAGTGACATGA
- a CDS encoding LamB/YcsF family protein has translation MKTVDLNSDLGESFGAYTIGNDEEVLQYISSANIACGFHAGDYNVLMKTVQKAAELGVSIGAHPGFPDLAGFGRRDMHMSKQEIFNLVVYQIGAIQAAARVAGTHVHHVKPHGALYNLASKDEMVATAIAEAVHAVDPKLILFGLAESELVRAGGKVGLKVAQEVFADRTYQPDGTLTPRSHANAMIHDADLAVERVLRMVTDGKVQTVNGEDIFIQADTICVHGDEGEALEFVRKLREKLEENKVAIQAFEAVDQP, from the coding sequence ATGAAGACCGTTGATTTAAACAGTGATTTAGGGGAAAGCTTTGGTGCCTATACAATCGGAAATGACGAGGAAGTACTTCAGTATATCTCTTCAGCTAATATCGCCTGTGGTTTTCATGCTGGGGATTACAACGTTTTGATGAAAACGGTCCAGAAAGCTGCGGAACTTGGCGTCTCCATTGGAGCTCACCCCGGTTTCCCTGACCTTGCCGGATTCGGCCGCCGTGATATGCATATGAGCAAACAGGAAATCTTTAACCTGGTAGTCTATCAAATTGGGGCAATCCAAGCGGCTGCTAGAGTAGCTGGTACACATGTACACCATGTAAAACCGCACGGCGCTTTATATAACCTCGCATCCAAAGATGAGATGGTGGCAACAGCAATAGCAGAAGCAGTTCACGCGGTCGATCCTAAATTGATTTTATTCGGTTTGGCGGAAAGTGAACTTGTACGGGCAGGGGGAAAAGTTGGGTTAAAAGTGGCGCAGGAAGTTTTTGCTGACAGGACTTATCAACCGGACGGAACACTTACTCCAAGGTCCCATGCGAATGCGATGATTCATGATGCAGACCTTGCTGTCGAGCGTGTATTGAGGATGGTGACAGATGGGAAAGTCCAGACGGTTAATGGAGAAGATATTTTCATCCAGGCAGATACCATCTGTGTGCACGGCGATGAGGGGGAAGCGTTGGAATTTGTGCGAAAACTAAGAGAAAAACTTGAGGAAAATAAAGTGGCAATTCAAGCTTTTGAGGCGGTGGATCAACCATGA
- the pxpB gene encoding 5-oxoprolinase subunit PxpB: MKIEFHPLGDTGIKVLFGSDISEGTNQEIRLFADQLKKLKLDGVIEWVPAYTTLTIFYQPDKIIYKDLCKKLEDIQKRLQKEDLSSNSTVYEIPVLYGGELGPDLSEVASHNGCTDDEVISIHSAKPYLIYMMGFVPGFPYLGGMPKEIATPRRENPRAKIEAGSVGIAGEQTGVYPLETPGGWQIIGRTPVKLYDPDNGEPILLSAGSYIRFVPVDQKEYDKIEQTVARGEYKVKSYAKGGAHDEDR, from the coding sequence TTGAAAATTGAATTTCACCCACTAGGGGATACCGGTATAAAGGTTCTATTTGGGTCCGACATATCAGAAGGAACAAATCAAGAGATCAGACTTTTCGCAGACCAACTTAAGAAGCTAAAGCTCGATGGTGTTATCGAGTGGGTGCCGGCTTATACAACGCTCACTATATTCTATCAACCAGATAAAATTATCTATAAGGATTTGTGCAAAAAGCTCGAGGACATACAGAAGAGATTGCAAAAAGAAGACCTATCATCCAACTCTACCGTTTACGAAATCCCAGTTCTGTACGGAGGAGAGCTTGGTCCTGACCTGTCTGAAGTGGCAAGCCATAATGGTTGCACCGATGATGAGGTTATCTCTATCCACTCTGCCAAGCCATATCTTATTTACATGATGGGTTTTGTCCCCGGTTTTCCTTATTTAGGCGGGATGCCAAAAGAAATCGCTACGCCAAGGCGTGAGAACCCACGTGCAAAAATTGAGGCAGGTTCTGTTGGGATAGCAGGAGAACAAACAGGGGTGTATCCATTAGAAACTCCAGGCGGATGGCAGATTATCGGCAGAACGCCCGTAAAGCTTTATGATCCAGATAATGGGGAGCCGATCCTTTTATCTGCCGGTTCTTATATACGCTTTGTTCCTGTTGACCAGAAAGAATATGATAAGATAGAACAAACCGTCGCACGTGGAGAATACAAGGTGAAAAGTTATGCAAAAGGGGGAGCACACGATGAAGACCGTTGA
- a CDS encoding NRAMP family divalent metal transporter has translation MGSSAIGPGFLTQTAVFTEQLLASFGFVILMSIILDIGVQVNVWRIIAVSKKRGQDIANMVLPGLGYFLAFAVALGGLAFNVGNIGGAGLGMNVIFGIDVRIGALITAAIAIGIFLSKEAGVAMDKIARYLGLMMVLLTLYVAFQSNPPVGEAVFRTFAPETIDVFAIITLVGGTVGGYITFAGGHRLLDAGISGKENLHQVTKSSVSGIVIASIMRIFLFLAVLGVVATGFKLDPNNPPASVFMEAAGMVGYKMFGLVLWAAGITSVVGAAYTSVSFLRTLSKKIDQNNSKVIIGFIVVSTIIFAFIGEPVLLLILAGAFNGLILPVALGTLLIAAYKKEIVGDYKHPLWLTIFGGIVFIATAYLAGVTLINQVPKLFS, from the coding sequence ATGGGATCATCTGCCATCGGACCAGGATTTTTGACGCAGACGGCTGTTTTTACCGAACAACTTTTAGCTAGTTTCGGCTTTGTCATTTTAATGTCGATTATCTTAGACATCGGGGTACAGGTAAATGTGTGGCGAATCATTGCCGTATCTAAAAAAAGAGGGCAGGATATAGCAAACATGGTCTTGCCTGGGCTTGGGTATTTCCTCGCTTTTGCGGTCGCTTTGGGCGGTCTGGCCTTTAACGTTGGTAACATTGGCGGAGCGGGCCTTGGAATGAACGTGATTTTCGGAATCGATGTGCGAATCGGTGCCCTCATCACGGCTGCCATCGCCATAGGCATTTTCCTATCGAAAGAAGCAGGAGTGGCAATGGACAAGATTGCTCGTTATTTGGGATTGATGATGGTGTTGCTCACGCTTTATGTGGCATTTCAAAGTAATCCGCCTGTTGGAGAGGCTGTTTTCCGCACATTTGCGCCGGAGACGATTGATGTGTTCGCAATCATTACCCTTGTTGGGGGAACGGTTGGAGGCTATATTACATTCGCTGGTGGACATAGACTCTTGGATGCAGGAATTAGCGGGAAGGAAAATTTGCACCAGGTAACGAAGAGTTCGGTATCTGGTATTGTCATCGCATCCATTATGCGAATTTTCTTGTTCCTTGCTGTGCTCGGAGTGGTTGCAACGGGATTCAAGCTAGATCCAAACAATCCGCCGGCGTCCGTCTTTATGGAAGCGGCCGGAATGGTTGGGTATAAAATGTTCGGGCTAGTGCTTTGGGCTGCGGGAATTACATCTGTTGTCGGGGCCGCATATACATCCGTTTCTTTTTTAAGAACATTGTCTAAAAAGATTGATCAGAATAACTCAAAAGTCATCATTGGATTCATAGTTGTGTCTACGATTATTTTTGCTTTTATCGGCGAGCCGGTTCTGTTGTTGATCTTGGCTGGTGCGTTTAACGGACTTATTTTACCTGTGGCACTTGGAACGCTATTAATTGCGGCATATAAAAAAGAGATCGTCGGAGATTACAAACATCCTCTATGGTTGACGATTTTTGGTGGGATTGTGTTTATTGCAACAGCTTACTTAGCAGGGGTTACGTTAATTAATCAGGTGCCGAAGCTATTTTCCTAA
- a CDS encoding DegV family protein, which produces MIKLMADSTCDLSNEVLEMYDISLAPLSINIDGKTYKDRVDIEPNEFYGMMEALSEFPTTGMPSPVEYLAIMNEAVESGYKEILCICMSSGTSGSHQSAELAKGYFFEENPESPVKIHVVDSKCMSHGSGWLVLKSAMMRESGSSFQELVDFNESHKTNVKHFLSVDDLDHLIKSGRLTNASAFLGKLLMLKPIMTMKNGKGAIVAKERGLKRVLKHYVEEFIKRNDEAVTDFIIIGYTSDIKVAENLKIKIENETDFTGTIHIMQMGVSVGTHVGLGALSLFFMEKK; this is translated from the coding sequence ATGATTAAATTAATGGCAGATTCAACTTGTGATTTATCAAATGAAGTGTTGGAGATGTATGACATTAGTCTGGCACCCTTAAGCATAAATATTGATGGAAAAACATATAAGGATCGAGTGGACATAGAGCCGAATGAATTTTACGGAATGATGGAGGCGCTTTCGGAGTTTCCGACGACCGGAATGCCGAGTCCAGTGGAGTATTTGGCGATTATGAACGAGGCTGTTGAAAGCGGTTATAAAGAAATCCTGTGTATATGCATGTCCAGCGGGACAAGTGGATCCCACCAGTCAGCTGAATTGGCGAAAGGGTATTTCTTTGAGGAAAATCCGGAATCACCTGTAAAGATCCATGTGGTAGATTCGAAGTGTATGAGTCATGGTAGCGGCTGGCTTGTGCTAAAAAGTGCGATGATGCGAGAGAGCGGCTCATCATTTCAGGAGTTAGTAGATTTTAATGAAAGTCATAAAACCAATGTGAAACATTTCCTCTCCGTAGATGACCTAGATCATTTGATCAAAAGCGGAAGGCTGACGAATGCGAGTGCATTTCTTGGAAAGCTATTAATGCTAAAGCCGATCATGACGATGAAAAACGGCAAAGGGGCCATCGTCGCAAAAGAGAGAGGCTTAAAGCGTGTTCTCAAGCATTATGTAGAAGAGTTTATAAAACGTAATGACGAAGCGGTGACGGACTTTATCATCATTGGGTATACGTCCGATATCAAAGTTGCCGAAAACTTAAAAATAAAGATAGAAAACGAAACAGACTTCACAGGTACCATCCACATCATGCAGATGGGAGTATCTGTTGGTACACATGTTGGACTTGGAGCGCTTTCCCTCTTTTTTATGGAAAAAAAATAA
- a CDS encoding nuclease-related domain-containing protein — translation MLVKSRTVSVEMQMYQSLNARTTLLEKEKQYLWNLEKGYEGECMFDVLTEKVDGCNHLILNDLLLKHNNTTFQIDSLIITPRNAYLFEVKNFEGDYIYDTRTDQLHVKANSKDYEVTNPLNQLNRCNSLLRLFFQSYGFNLPIIASVVFINSEFTLYQSPPDKPFIHPTQINRYLKGLQNNSSSKLTNMHTALAEKLTSLHMVDSPFKTFPEYSYDQVEKGLVCASCSSLSVVVEGRSARCVRCLRMETLEEVVLRHVGEFRMLFPERKITTSGIFDWCGMGVTEKVIRRILDKHFSIQGSRRWSYYV, via the coding sequence ATGCTAGTAAAATCGCGTACTGTGTCTGTGGAGATGCAAATGTATCAATCTTTGAACGCACGAACGACGCTTCTGGAGAAGGAAAAGCAATACCTGTGGAATTTGGAAAAAGGCTATGAAGGGGAGTGCATGTTTGATGTTTTGACCGAAAAGGTGGATGGCTGTAATCACCTGATTTTAAATGACCTTTTGCTGAAGCATAATAATACTACTTTCCAAATTGACTCGCTTATTATTACCCCTCGGAATGCTTATCTTTTTGAAGTGAAGAACTTTGAAGGAGATTACATCTATGATACTCGAACCGATCAACTACATGTAAAAGCAAACTCCAAAGATTATGAAGTCACCAACCCCTTGAACCAACTGAATCGATGCAACTCCCTGCTCCGGTTGTTTTTTCAAAGCTATGGATTCAACTTACCCATTATCGCTTCTGTGGTATTCATCAACTCCGAATTCACCCTGTATCAATCACCTCCTGATAAACCATTTATACACCCAACCCAAATAAACAGATACCTTAAAGGCTTGCAAAATAATTCTTCCTCTAAGTTGACTAACATGCACACTGCGCTTGCCGAGAAACTAACCTCACTGCATATGGTGGATTCTCCATTTAAGACTTTTCCGGAGTATTCCTATGATCAAGTTGAGAAAGGGTTGGTGTGTGCTAGCTGCTCCTCCTTGTCTGTTGTTGTTGAGGGGCGTTCGGCGCGGTGTGTGAGGTGTCTTAGGATGGAGACGCTGGAGGAGGTTGTGCTGCGGCATGTGGGGGAGTTTAGGATGTTGTTTCCGGAAAGGAAGATAACTACTAGTGGTATTTTTGATTGGTGTGGGATGGGGGTTACTGAGAAGGTGATAAGGCGTATATTGGATAAGCATTTTTCTATACAAGGTAGCCGCCGTTGGAGTTATTACGTATGA